A window of Acinonyx jubatus isolate Ajub_Pintada_27869175 chromosome E4, VMU_Ajub_asm_v1.0, whole genome shotgun sequence contains these coding sequences:
- the CTSE gene encoding cathepsin E isoform X2, whose amino-acid sequence MMKTLVLLLLVLLDLGLTQKTLHRVPLRRHPSLRKKLRARGQLSEFWKSQNLDMIQYTEACTMSQGANEPLINYMDTEYFGSISIGSPPQNFTVIFDTGSSNLWVPSVYCTSPACKTHARFYPSQSNTYSALGNHFSIQYGTGSLSGIIGTDQVYVEGLLVVGQQFGESVTEPGQTFVNAEFDGILGLGYPSLAVGGVTPVFDNMMAQNLVDIPMFSVYMSSDPESGVGSELIFGGYDHSHFSGNLNWVPVTKQGYWQIALDVMLWSVPTSTSCRMSPSSSTESPTPSNRLPTPCWTLWMEWSFAAVAFKVLTSSPQLGPSGSWVMSSLDSFIQSLIVGITVLGWPRQSPKEWPCPCVCLLACLMPFRNSAVPGRLGHSSQLSESHCNCSKAAT is encoded by the exons ATGATGAAAACACTCGTTCTTTTGCTGCTGGTGCTCCTGGACTTGGGACTGACTCAAAAAACACTCCACAG GGTGCCCCTCAGGAGGCATCCGTCCCTCCGGAAGAAGCTGCGGGCACGGGGCCAGCTCTCCGAGTTCTGGAAATCCCAGAATTTGGACATGATCCAGTACACCGAGGCCTGCACGATGAGCCAGGGTGCCAACGAGCCCCTCATCAACTACATGGAT ACAGAATACTTTGGCTCCATCTCCATTGGCTCTCCACCGCAGAACTTCACCGTCATCTTTGACACTGGCTCCTCCAACCTCTGGGTCCCTTCTGTGTACTGCACGAGCCCAGCCTGCA AGACACATGCCAGGTTCTACCCTTCCCAGTCCAACACATACAGCGCGCTGGGGAATCATTTCTCCATTCAGTATGGGACTGGGAGCTTGTCTGGAATCATTGGAACCGACCAAGTCTAT GTGGAAGGATTGCTTGTGGTCGGCCAGCAATTTGGAGAGAGTGTCACGGAGCCTGGCCAGACCTTTGTGAACGCAGAGTTTGATGGAATTCTGGGCCTGGGATACCCCTCCTTGGCTGTGGGAGGGGTGACCCCGGTGTTCGACAACATGATGGCACAGAACCTGGTGGACATACCCATGTTTTCTGTGTACATGAGCAG TGACCCAGAAAGTGGTGTGGGGAGTGAGCTGATTTTCGGAGGCTATGACCATTCCCATTTCTCTGGGAATCTGAACTGGGTCCCGGTCACCAAGCAAGGCTACTGGCAGATTGCACTGGATGT TATGCTGTGGAGTGTGCCAACCTCAACGTCATGCCGGATGTCACCTTCATCATCAACGGAGTCTCCTACACCCTCCAACCGACTGCCTACACCCTGCTG GACTTTGTGGATGGAATGGAGTTTTGCAGCAGTGGCTTTCAAGGTCTTGACATCCAGCCCCCAGCTGGGCCCCTCTGGATCCTGGGTGATGTCTTCATTAGACAGTTTTATTCAGTCTTTGATCGTGGGAATAACCGTGTTGGGCTGGCCCCGGCAGTCCCCTAAGGAGTGGCCTTGCCCATGTGTCTGCCTGCTTGCTTGCCTGATGCCCTTTAGAAATTCAGCTGTGCCTGGGAGGTTGGGGCATTCTTCACAGCTGTCAGAAAGTCACTGCAATTGTTCCAAAGCCGCAACTTGA
- the CTSE gene encoding cathepsin E isoform X1 produces the protein MMKTLVLLLLVLLDLGLTQKTLHRVPLRRHPSLRKKLRARGQLSEFWKSQNLDMIQYTEACTMSQGANEPLINYMDTEYFGSISIGSPPQNFTVIFDTGSSNLWVPSVYCTSPACKTHARFYPSQSNTYSALGNHFSIQYGTGSLSGIIGTDQVYVEGLLVVGQQFGESVTEPGQTFVNAEFDGILGLGYPSLAVGGVTPVFDNMMAQNLVDIPMFSVYMSSDPESGVGSELIFGGYDHSHFSGNLNWVPVTKQGYWQIALDVIQVGGTVMFCSEGCQAIVDTGTSLITGPSNKIKQLQKAIGAEPMDGEYAVECANLNVMPDVTFIINGVSYTLQPTAYTLLDFVDGMEFCSSGFQGLDIQPPAGPLWILGDVFIRQFYSVFDRGNNRVGLAPAVP, from the exons ATGATGAAAACACTCGTTCTTTTGCTGCTGGTGCTCCTGGACTTGGGACTGACTCAAAAAACACTCCACAG GGTGCCCCTCAGGAGGCATCCGTCCCTCCGGAAGAAGCTGCGGGCACGGGGCCAGCTCTCCGAGTTCTGGAAATCCCAGAATTTGGACATGATCCAGTACACCGAGGCCTGCACGATGAGCCAGGGTGCCAACGAGCCCCTCATCAACTACATGGAT ACAGAATACTTTGGCTCCATCTCCATTGGCTCTCCACCGCAGAACTTCACCGTCATCTTTGACACTGGCTCCTCCAACCTCTGGGTCCCTTCTGTGTACTGCACGAGCCCAGCCTGCA AGACACATGCCAGGTTCTACCCTTCCCAGTCCAACACATACAGCGCGCTGGGGAATCATTTCTCCATTCAGTATGGGACTGGGAGCTTGTCTGGAATCATTGGAACCGACCAAGTCTAT GTGGAAGGATTGCTTGTGGTCGGCCAGCAATTTGGAGAGAGTGTCACGGAGCCTGGCCAGACCTTTGTGAACGCAGAGTTTGATGGAATTCTGGGCCTGGGATACCCCTCCTTGGCTGTGGGAGGGGTGACCCCGGTGTTCGACAACATGATGGCACAGAACCTGGTGGACATACCCATGTTTTCTGTGTACATGAGCAG TGACCCAGAAAGTGGTGTGGGGAGTGAGCTGATTTTCGGAGGCTATGACCATTCCCATTTCTCTGGGAATCTGAACTGGGTCCCGGTCACCAAGCAAGGCTACTGGCAGATTGCACTGGATGT AATCCAGGTGGGAGGCACAGTGATGTTCTGCTCGGAGGGCTGCCAGGCCATTGTGGACACAGGGACTTCCCTCATCACGGGCCCCTCCAATAAGATCAAGCAGCTGCAGAAGGCCATTGGGGCAGAGCCCATGGATGGAGAA TATGCTGTGGAGTGTGCCAACCTCAACGTCATGCCGGATGTCACCTTCATCATCAACGGAGTCTCCTACACCCTCCAACCGACTGCCTACACCCTGCTG GACTTTGTGGATGGAATGGAGTTTTGCAGCAGTGGCTTTCAAGGTCTTGACATCCAGCCCCCAGCTGGGCCCCTCTGGATCCTGGGTGATGTCTTCATTAGACAGTTTTATTCAGTCTTTGATCGTGGGAATAACCGTGTTGGGCTGGCCCCGGCAGTCCCCTAA